A stretch of Deinococcus radiotolerans DNA encodes these proteins:
- a CDS encoding STM4013/SEN3800 family hydrolase, whose product MLRPRDLIPHVDVALITLDSLRFDVAARAHELGETPNLSALLPPGGWEARHTPGSFTYAAHQAFLAGFLPTPARPGRHPRLFAAAFEGSRSIGEGTFVFPQATLPAALAAQGYHTVCVGGVGFFNGRTALGSALPDLFAEAHWSPALGVKHPDSARAQVQVAAGAVTRAPGRVFLLLNVAATHTPTHLYLPDARRDSPDSQRAALRSVDAALPPLLDALRARGRTLLIVCADHGTCFGDDGYWGHRLAHPAVWTVPYADGMLEGS is encoded by the coding sequence ATGCTGCGTCCGCGTGACCTGATCCCGCACGTGGACGTGGCGCTGATCACGCTGGACAGCCTGCGCTTCGACGTGGCCGCCCGCGCGCACGAGCTGGGCGAGACGCCGAACCTCTCGGCGCTGCTGCCGCCCGGTGGGTGGGAGGCGCGGCACACGCCGGGCAGCTTCACGTACGCCGCGCACCAGGCGTTCCTGGCGGGATTCCTGCCCACGCCCGCACGGCCTGGGCGGCACCCGCGGCTGTTCGCGGCGGCTTTCGAGGGCAGCCGCAGCATCGGGGAGGGCACCTTCGTCTTCCCGCAGGCCACGCTGCCCGCCGCTCTGGCCGCGCAGGGGTACCACACGGTGTGCGTGGGTGGCGTGGGCTTCTTCAACGGCCGCACCGCGCTGGGCTCGGCATTGCCGGACCTGTTCGCCGAGGCGCACTGGTCGCCCGCGCTGGGCGTGAAGCACCCGGACTCGGCGCGGGCGCAGGTGCAGGTCGCCGCGGGGGCCGTGACCCGCGCGCCGGGGCGGGTGTTCCTGCTGCTGAACGTGGCGGCCACGCACACGCCCACGCACCTCTACCTGCCGGACGCGCGGCGCGACTCGCCGGACTCGCAGCGGGCCGCGCTGCGCAGCGTGGACGCCGCCCTGCCGCCGCTGCTGGACGCCCTGCGCGCCCGGGGCCGCACGCTGCTGATCGTGTGCGCCGATCACGGCACCTGCTTCGGGGACGACGGGTACTGGGGGCACCGCCTGGCGCACCCGGCGGTGTGGACGGTGCCGTACGCGGACGGCATGCTGGAGGGGTCATGA
- a CDS encoding STM4015 family protein: MTIGAHLTQFGGFQVQQWNPGDPLGDPATTIHRVSVEWDDQESWVERFRAFLNVPGVAATPGFVVGWWSTDDSMESNAAVVEALAAAHAQLPNLRVLFIGDVTYEESEISWITQSDLSPLLGAYPHLTHLGVRGGNELSLGRLHLPQLRELVIQAGGLSAEVVRQVMTAHLPALEHLELYLGTDEYGATSSVDDLTPLLDGTLFPRLRYLGLKNSDDQDQIAQVLAGAPVTGLIEELDVSLGVLTDEGGQALLSSPHVPHLKKLHAAHHFMSEAMVARLEALPTQVDVSERQDDEDDWRFVALGE; this comes from the coding sequence ATGACCATCGGAGCGCACCTCACGCAGTTCGGCGGGTTTCAGGTTCAGCAGTGGAATCCCGGTGATCCGCTGGGGGACCCGGCCACCACCATTCACCGCGTCAGCGTGGAATGGGATGATCAGGAGTCCTGGGTGGAGCGGTTCCGGGCGTTCCTGAACGTGCCGGGCGTGGCCGCCACACCGGGGTTCGTGGTGGGCTGGTGGAGCACGGACGACAGCATGGAGAGCAACGCCGCGGTGGTCGAGGCGCTCGCGGCGGCGCACGCGCAGCTGCCGAACCTGCGGGTCCTGTTCATCGGGGACGTGACGTACGAGGAATCCGAGATCTCGTGGATCACGCAGTCCGACCTGTCCCCGCTGCTGGGCGCGTACCCGCACCTGACGCACCTGGGCGTGCGCGGCGGGAATGAACTGAGCCTGGGCCGGCTGCACCTGCCGCAGCTGCGCGAACTGGTGATCCAGGCCGGCGGGCTGAGCGCCGAGGTGGTCCGGCAGGTCATGACGGCCCACCTGCCCGCGCTGGAGCACCTGGAACTGTACCTGGGCACCGACGAGTACGGCGCGACGAGCAGCGTGGACGACCTGACGCCCCTGCTGGACGGCACGCTGTTCCCGCGGCTGCGGTACCTGGGCCTGAAGAACAGTGACGACCAGGATCAGATCGCGCAGGTACTGGCGGGCGCGCCGGTCACGGGCCTCATCGAGGAACTGGACGTGTCGCTGGGCGTCCTGACCGACGAGGGCGGGCAGGCGCTGCTGAGCAGCCCGCACGTGCCGCACCTGAAGAAACTGCACGCCGCACATCACTTTATGAGTGAAGCCATGGTCGCGCGTCTGGAAGCCCTGCCCACCCAGGTGGACGTCAGTGAGCGCCAGGATGACGAGGACGACTGGCGCTTCGTGGCCCTGGGTGAGTGA
- a CDS encoding STM4014 family protein has protein sequence MTRTTGASWPWVSEARARPAGAPDVLLIAPPDGRRARAFQATLAGLGWPPARTVPYLDLLTGRAHLADLVRPGTVVRLDSPGEDLPTERALIERGGGVPGDLAAGEVAPMRAWYAGFSALLADIDAGLAQAPPHRRLQRSDHVLTMFDKAATHARLHAAGVPVPDALPPVQGLDDLLAGARARGWSQVFVKLRYGSSASGALALRWAGDRVAAVSTVRLEGARLFNSRRLIGYRTWPEVRAVVDGLAPQGLHVERWLPKAAWQGCPMDLRVVVIGGRAEHALVRLGRGPITNLHLGNERGDLDALKAELGADRWAAVTRAAQGALAAFPGALYGGVDVLLTPGWRHAAVLEVNAFGDYHRDVLSGGLDTYAAELRALLGHLPGGLEAGHAASA, from the coding sequence ATGACGAGGACGACTGGCGCTTCGTGGCCCTGGGTGAGTGAGGCCCGCGCCCGCCCCGCTGGCGCGCCGGACGTCCTGCTGATCGCCCCGCCGGACGGACGGCGCGCGCGGGCGTTCCAGGCGACCCTGGCGGGCCTGGGCTGGCCGCCGGCGCGGACCGTGCCCTACCTGGACCTGCTCACCGGGCGCGCGCACCTGGCCGATCTGGTGCGGCCCGGCACGGTCGTGCGCCTGGACTCGCCCGGCGAGGACCTGCCCACCGAGCGGGCCCTGATCGAGCGGGGCGGCGGGGTGCCGGGCGACCTGGCGGCCGGGGAGGTCGCCCCGATGCGCGCGTGGTACGCGGGCTTCAGCGCCCTGCTGGCGGACATTGACGCGGGGCTGGCGCAGGCCCCTCCGCACCGGCGCCTGCAGCGTAGCGACCACGTCCTGACCATGTTCGACAAGGCCGCCACGCACGCCCGCCTGCACGCGGCGGGGGTACCCGTCCCCGACGCCCTGCCGCCTGTGCAGGGCCTGGACGACCTGCTGGCCGGGGCGCGGGCGCGCGGCTGGTCGCAGGTGTTCGTGAAACTGCGCTACGGCTCCAGTGCGTCGGGCGCGCTGGCGCTGCGCTGGGCCGGGGACCGGGTCGCGGCGGTCAGCACCGTGCGCCTGGAGGGGGCGCGGCTGTTCAATTCCCGCCGCCTGATCGGGTACCGGACGTGGCCGGAGGTGCGCGCGGTCGTAGACGGCCTGGCCCCGCAGGGCCTGCACGTGGAACGCTGGCTGCCGAAAGCGGCGTGGCAGGGGTGCCCGATGGACCTGCGGGTGGTGGTGATCGGGGGGCGGGCGGAGCACGCGCTGGTGCGCCTGGGGCGCGGCCCGATCACGAACCTGCACCTGGGCAACGAGCGCGGCGACCTGGACGCCCTGAAAGCCGAGCTAGGCGCGGACCGCTGGGCCGCCGTGACCCGCGCGGCGCAGGGGGCGTTAGCGGCCTTTCCGGGCGCGCTATACGGCGGGGTGGACGTGCTGCTCACGCCCGGCTGGCGGCATGCGGCGGTGCTGGAGGTGAACGCCTTCGGGGATTACCACCGGGACGTGCTCAGCGGCGGGCTGGACACGTACGCGGCCGAGCTGCGCGCCCTGCTGGGGCACCTGCCGGGCGGGCTGGAGGCGGGGCATGCTGCGTCCGCGTGA